The following proteins are encoded in a genomic region of Streptomyces collinus Tu 365:
- a CDS encoding trypsin-like peptidase domain-containing protein has product MAGPIGEADRTGAPGAVADRTQARAPGDRTHETDVVTSADACGAGAGPLPDRAEGAGPAVARARTDVLVRIHDLAGRPRGIGFLADHDGTLLTSHEAVDGLARLVLHAGPGRTCVVGADAVTALPEQDLALIRTEGLDVEPLPLTTRERVEAGTYVRIAAGCWREARVLAATQVTYTATDRFHLIEDALELAVGTAGQDALRLGGGAAGGPVLDAETGTVLGVLGTALHSARRDCGFAVPLRPADGPLAELLVRNATTVPAYGADLNLAGVLELTATSVGEDGPTFSDLGHTGATGPAHPVRPVERAGVAAELSAFTTGDRHVLGLVGAPGSGRTTELAALASRRARTGPPEPTLWLRGADLKDTDDSVADAARRALRRAARIVAASRGTHHTGLGDLTPTRVARLARQAGRPLLLLLDGPEEMPSALAHRLPAWTSGTADWLRASGARLVVACREEHWERAGAEFPADLLHGQRHGGPALPPCVPLTGLDEDEARLARARHGVPDGALTGRDARHPLTLRLFSEVRAALPDAAPTRPVDRHEVFAAHLDLVCLRVAVRLAAGNGLRGTAVRRLAARVAGQVHEAARRSLGPGQGHLDRSSFEELFPWGPAPARLGGGSGWASAVLTEGLLVPAGPGYRFAHEELADWIQGTHLDLDEALDALIHRPHPPGGTEPLPVPHHRAGPVVQSLLLLGRQQGPGALGARLRDLADALDRDPASWWAARLLGRTLLQVPDATPYTDVLRLLADHIVGRRREQRPVPAEFGPAFWTELPLPDAERCALLRRLVLADGAPPGPGDREEHAGERYLDAAARLLAADPTAVQPHLIAWFDDERPLPATPHATVATAAQALLHTHRHGALDELTEQLVRSPHPRADELLAVLAEDEPSAVCRAVDRWAHHEHPARRAAALACGLRVAAHAHTPADRELLRYAALALLARPVDRPLHGGALTLLVRDPQTRARYLAEALRHFADGDPRIPPDALIPVLTTHAGPVLEAFGARLAGGPDTGETLRALAGVTNPALTGRIAALIQETAAPRPEAAGHLAAYVDRRLDAGPTSRATLLPLVTGLADNGSERLRAALAGVLATPGAPASRALREELLDILLAHERDPDVLDAVLHAAAPHGDGRDAELRALVHRTGLLLGRTPDGATRFDWSLVVLARHVPGFAARMARWLGETPQDWAAVVGPSAHRMIENLAGVRVPA; this is encoded by the coding sequence ATGGCGGGACCGATCGGTGAGGCGGACCGCACCGGCGCCCCCGGCGCGGTGGCCGACCGTACGCAGGCACGCGCCCCGGGCGACCGTACGCATGAGACGGATGTCGTGACGAGCGCCGACGCCTGCGGTGCGGGAGCGGGCCCGCTCCCGGACCGAGCCGAAGGCGCCGGCCCCGCCGTCGCGCGGGCTCGCACCGACGTCCTCGTCCGGATCCACGACCTGGCCGGCCGCCCGCGCGGCATCGGCTTCCTCGCCGACCACGACGGCACCCTCCTCACCAGCCACGAGGCCGTCGACGGCCTCGCCCGGCTGGTGCTGCACGCGGGCCCCGGCCGCACCTGCGTGGTCGGCGCAGACGCCGTCACGGCGCTGCCCGAGCAGGACCTGGCCCTGATCCGCACCGAGGGCCTGGACGTCGAGCCGCTGCCCCTGACCACCCGCGAACGCGTCGAGGCCGGCACCTACGTCCGCATCGCCGCGGGCTGCTGGCGCGAGGCACGGGTACTGGCCGCGACCCAGGTGACGTACACCGCGACCGACCGCTTCCACCTCATCGAGGACGCACTGGAACTGGCCGTGGGCACGGCCGGGCAGGACGCGCTCCGGCTCGGCGGAGGGGCCGCCGGGGGACCGGTGCTGGACGCGGAGACCGGCACGGTGCTCGGCGTCCTCGGCACCGCCCTGCACTCCGCCCGGCGCGACTGCGGCTTCGCGGTCCCGCTGCGGCCCGCCGACGGCCCCCTGGCCGAGCTGCTCGTCCGCAACGCGACCACCGTGCCCGCCTACGGCGCCGACCTCAACCTGGCCGGCGTCCTGGAACTGACAGCCACCTCGGTGGGCGAGGACGGACCCACGTTCAGCGACCTGGGACACACCGGCGCCACCGGCCCCGCCCATCCGGTACGCCCGGTCGAACGGGCGGGCGTGGCAGCGGAGTTGTCCGCCTTCACCACCGGCGACCGCCACGTGCTCGGCCTCGTCGGCGCCCCCGGCAGCGGCCGTACGACGGAACTCGCGGCCCTCGCGTCCCGCCGCGCCCGGACCGGGCCGCCCGAGCCCACCCTGTGGCTGCGCGGCGCCGACCTGAAGGACACCGACGACTCGGTGGCCGACGCCGCCCGCCGCGCCCTGCGCCGCGCCGCCCGCATCGTCGCCGCCTCCCGCGGCACGCACCACACCGGCCTGGGCGACCTCACCCCCACCCGCGTGGCCCGCCTCGCCCGGCAGGCGGGGCGCCCGCTGCTGCTCCTGCTCGACGGCCCCGAGGAGATGCCGTCCGCCCTCGCCCACCGGCTGCCCGCGTGGACCTCGGGCACGGCCGACTGGCTGCGGGCGAGCGGGGCACGCCTGGTGGTGGCCTGCCGGGAGGAGCACTGGGAACGGGCCGGCGCCGAGTTCCCGGCCGACCTGCTGCACGGGCAGCGGCACGGCGGGCCCGCCCTGCCGCCGTGCGTACCGCTCACCGGCCTCGACGAGGACGAGGCCCGCCTGGCCCGGGCCCGCCACGGCGTCCCCGACGGCGCCCTCACCGGCCGCGACGCCCGCCACCCGCTCACCCTGCGCCTGTTCTCCGAGGTCCGCGCCGCACTCCCCGACGCGGCCCCCACCCGGCCCGTCGACCGGCACGAGGTCTTCGCCGCCCACCTCGACCTCGTGTGCCTGCGCGTCGCGGTCCGCCTCGCCGCCGGGAACGGGCTGCGGGGCACCGCCGTACGGCGGCTCGCGGCCCGGGTCGCCGGCCAGGTGCACGAGGCCGCGCGGCGCAGCCTCGGCCCCGGCCAGGGCCACCTGGACCGCTCGTCCTTCGAGGAGCTGTTCCCCTGGGGACCCGCCCCGGCCCGGCTCGGCGGCGGCTCCGGCTGGGCCTCCGCCGTCCTCACCGAAGGTCTCCTGGTCCCCGCCGGCCCCGGCTACCGCTTCGCACACGAGGAACTGGCCGACTGGATCCAGGGCACCCACCTCGACCTCGACGAGGCCCTGGACGCCCTGATCCACCGCCCCCACCCGCCGGGCGGCACCGAACCACTCCCCGTCCCGCACCACCGGGCAGGCCCGGTCGTCCAGTCCCTGCTCCTCCTCGGCCGCCAGCAGGGGCCCGGCGCACTCGGCGCCCGCCTGCGCGACCTGGCCGACGCCCTGGACCGGGACCCCGCCTCCTGGTGGGCCGCCCGGCTGCTGGGCCGCACCCTGCTCCAGGTCCCGGACGCGACGCCGTACACGGACGTCCTGCGCCTCCTCGCCGACCACATCGTCGGCCGCCGCCGCGAACAGCGGCCCGTACCGGCCGAGTTCGGCCCCGCCTTCTGGACCGAGCTGCCCCTGCCGGACGCGGAGCGCTGCGCGCTGCTGCGCCGCCTGGTCCTGGCCGACGGAGCCCCACCCGGCCCCGGCGACCGCGAGGAACACGCCGGCGAGCGCTACCTCGACGCCGCCGCCCGGCTGCTCGCCGCCGACCCCACCGCCGTACAGCCCCATCTGATCGCGTGGTTCGACGACGAGCGGCCACTGCCCGCGACCCCGCACGCCACCGTCGCCACCGCGGCGCAGGCGCTGCTGCACACCCACCGCCACGGCGCCCTGGACGAACTCACCGAACAGCTCGTGCGCAGCCCGCACCCCCGGGCCGACGAACTGCTCGCCGTCCTCGCCGAGGACGAGCCCTCCGCCGTCTGCCGGGCCGTCGACCGCTGGGCGCACCACGAGCACCCCGCCCGCCGGGCCGCGGCCCTGGCCTGCGGGCTGCGCGTGGCCGCCCACGCGCACACGCCCGCCGACCGCGAGCTGCTGCGCTACGCCGCTCTCGCCCTGCTCGCCCGCCCCGTCGACCGCCCCCTGCACGGCGGCGCGCTCACCCTCCTGGTCCGCGACCCGCAGACCCGCGCCCGGTATCTCGCCGAGGCCCTGCGCCACTTCGCCGACGGCGACCCGCGGATCCCGCCCGACGCCCTGATCCCCGTCCTGACCACCCACGCCGGACCCGTCCTGGAGGCCTTCGGGGCCCGCCTGGCCGGCGGTCCGGACACCGGGGAGACGCTGCGGGCCCTGGCCGGCGTCACCAACCCGGCGCTCACCGGCAGGATCGCCGCGCTGATCCAGGAGACGGCGGCACCGCGCCCCGAGGCCGCCGGTCATCTGGCCGCCTACGTCGACCGCCGCCTCGACGCCGGCCCGACCTCCCGCGCCACCTTGCTGCCCCTGGTCACCGGCCTGGCCGACAACGGCTCCGAGCGCCTCAGGGCCGCCCTCGCCGGCGTCCTCGCCACCCCCGGCGCCCCGGCGTCCCGTGCCCTGCGCGAGGAACTGCTGGACATCCTGCTCGCCCACGAGCGTGACCCGGACGTCCTGGACGCCGTCCTGCACGCGGCGGCCCCCCACGGCGACGGCCGCGACGCGGAGCTGCGCGCCCTGGTCCACCGCACCGGCCTGCTCCTCGGCCGCACGCCCGACGGCGCCACCCGTTTCGACTGGAGCCTGGTCGTCCTGGCCCGGCACGTGCCCGGCTTCGCCGCCCGGATGGCCCGCTGGCTGGGCGAGACCCCGCAGGACTGGGCCGCGGTGGTGGGCCCCAGCGCCCACCGCATGATCGAGAACCTGGCGGGGGTACGGGTGCCGGCCTGA
- a CDS encoding bifunctional riboflavin kinase/FAD synthetase yields the protein MQRWRGLEDIPQDWGRSVVTIGSYDGVHRGHQLIIRHAVDRARELGVPAVVVTFDPHPSEVVRPGSHPPLLAPHHRRAELMADLGVDAVLVLPFTTEFSKLSPADFVVKVLVDKLHAKAAVEGPNFRFGHKAAGDVEFLAEQGKIYDFEVEVVDLYVSGEAGGGQPFSSTLTRRLVTEGDVAGAREILGRPHRVEGVVVRGAQRGRELGFPTANVETLPHTAIPADGVYAGYLHAQGEIMPAAISVGTNPQFDGTERTVEAYAIDRVGLDLYGLHVAVDFLAYVRGQAKFESLEALLEQMAEDVKRCREIVASEA from the coding sequence GTGCAGCGCTGGCGTGGCTTGGAGGACATCCCCCAGGACTGGGGGCGCAGCGTCGTCACCATCGGTTCCTACGACGGCGTCCACCGCGGCCACCAGCTGATCATCAGGCACGCGGTCGACCGCGCGCGTGAGCTGGGCGTCCCGGCCGTCGTCGTCACCTTCGACCCGCACCCCAGCGAGGTCGTCCGCCCCGGCAGCCACCCGCCGCTGCTCGCCCCGCACCACCGCCGCGCCGAGCTGATGGCGGACCTGGGCGTCGACGCGGTCCTCGTCCTCCCCTTCACCACCGAGTTCTCGAAGCTGTCGCCCGCCGACTTCGTGGTCAAGGTCCTGGTCGACAAGCTGCACGCCAAGGCGGCCGTCGAGGGCCCGAACTTCCGCTTCGGCCACAAGGCCGCCGGTGACGTCGAGTTCCTCGCCGAACAGGGCAAGATCTACGACTTCGAGGTCGAGGTCGTCGACCTGTACGTCTCCGGCGAGGCGGGCGGCGGTCAGCCGTTCTCCTCCACGCTGACCCGGCGCCTGGTCACCGAGGGCGACGTGGCCGGCGCCCGGGAGATCCTGGGCCGCCCGCACCGCGTGGAGGGCGTGGTCGTCCGCGGCGCCCAGCGCGGCCGCGAACTGGGCTTCCCGACGGCCAACGTCGAGACGCTCCCGCACACCGCGATCCCCGCCGACGGCGTCTACGCGGGCTATCTGCACGCGCAGGGCGAGATCATGCCGGCCGCCATCTCGGTGGGCACCAACCCGCAGTTCGACGGCACCGAGCGCACGGTGGAGGCGTACGCCATCGACCGCGTCGGGCTCGACCTGTACGGCCTGCACGTCGCCGTCGACTTCCTCGCCTACGTGCGCGGCCAGGCCAAGTTCGAGTCGCTGGAGGCCCTGCTGGAGCAGATGGCCGAGGACGTGAAGCGCTGCCGGGAGATCGTCGCGTCGGAGGCGTGA
- a CDS encoding SCO5717 family growth-regulating ATPase — MSSDRDGIRGGWATPDDDQPDAESAIETTGEFTIDYAPPAWYTQNAQSASTGAGGGGTSGGAGPAGPGGGAAAGGGAVPPPPHATPAAGTAASGAPYPPYTPPAPPAPPAPGPGAPYAPPTGAPYAAPAPAAGAPYAPPVPVPPAGNPVPMPRLPEGFEPQQSQQSQQPAQPEAPAAAAAPVPAPEPDNGDLESGATMRFSAVALKREMAEIAERAAAGETSGGADESPAGGSGGGDGEGGGDSVVSAGEAPAEASSADDAGDGEPGTAAAEAEGSGDQDGTATDPARVDAKAEDEADEGRPAGDTSEAGDAGDAEGAGLASPQADGTAAASAEPVEPTDAESADADAEGLDAESPDIPSSDGAPLAPQSTDAGARNSTPEHTASDSAAADQGAPPVAPPAPGQQPQPQPQPQPQGAPPGWAPPPSSPQGGLPPLPPSYQPAAPAPAAQWPAQPAPQQPGPVPGQPQPTAGQGPEGVAGPQQPFQPQAPQPAPAAWNQPGVPGPVPGQPSAAAQQPGPTPPGGYGFPQQGQQPVPNGAIPPSGHGFPQQPSAPNPPAQPGGYGFPQSEQRSAAPGGPTGPTPPGGYGFPQQPGSPDSVARPGGYGFPQPGQEGAPPQGGEPGQVPQQAAQPQAVDPRAGASWPQPIQHDQRQPTNPGAAPLGYTAAVELSSDRLLNNRKQKAKSGRPTAASSRFKLGGKKEEAERQRKLELIRTPVLSCYRIAVISLKGGVGKTTTTTALGSTLASERQDKILAIDANPDAGTLGRRVRRETGATIRDLVQAIPYLNSYMDIRRFTSQASSGLEIIANDVDPAVSTTFNDEDYRRAIDVLGRQYPVILTDSGTGLLYSAMRGVLDLADQLIIISTPSVDGASSASTTLDWLSAHGYADLVSRSITVISGVRETGKMIKVDDIVSHFETRCRGVIVVPFDEHLAAGAEVDLDMMRPKVREAYFNLAAMVAEDFVRHQQAHGLWTNDGNPPPVAAPPMPGHQMPGQPMPDQLYGQAPGQPYPQAPAPGQPYPQAPAPGQPYPQAPGQPYPPAPAPGQPYPAPGQQPYPPQEGQAGQPYPPHQAQQPYPPQPVQPYPGQQPAPQPYAQGAPGQPYPPQPGHPQPGQPQPQPEQAAQVPHPQPYPQAQPQPHQGEQPPQGQGRPPQQ; from the coding sequence GTGAGCAGCGATCGGGACGGGATCCGCGGGGGCTGGGCCACACCCGACGATGACCAGCCCGACGCGGAGTCGGCCATCGAGACCACGGGCGAGTTCACCATCGACTACGCCCCGCCCGCCTGGTACACGCAGAACGCGCAGAGCGCGTCCACGGGGGCGGGAGGAGGCGGCACCTCCGGCGGCGCGGGGCCGGCCGGCCCCGGGGGCGGCGCGGCTGCCGGGGGCGGCGCGGTTCCCCCGCCGCCGCACGCGACGCCGGCCGCCGGTACGGCGGCGTCCGGGGCTCCCTATCCTCCGTACACCCCGCCGGCTCCTCCCGCACCGCCCGCGCCCGGGCCCGGTGCGCCCTACGCTCCGCCCACCGGTGCTCCCTACGCCGCTCCCGCTCCTGCCGCCGGTGCTCCGTACGCTCCGCCCGTGCCCGTGCCCCCGGCCGGGAATCCGGTGCCGATGCCGAGGCTGCCCGAAGGGTTCGAGCCCCAGCAGTCACAGCAGTCCCAGCAGCCGGCGCAGCCGGAGGCTCCGGCCGCTGCCGCGGCGCCCGTACCGGCCCCTGAGCCGGACAACGGGGACCTGGAGAGCGGGGCGACCATGCGGTTCTCCGCCGTCGCCCTGAAGCGTGAGATGGCCGAGATCGCCGAGCGCGCGGCGGCCGGTGAGACGTCCGGCGGTGCCGACGAGAGTCCCGCCGGGGGTTCTGGCGGAGGGGACGGCGAAGGGGGCGGCGACAGCGTCGTGTCCGCGGGTGAGGCTCCGGCCGAGGCCTCCTCTGCGGATGACGCCGGGGACGGCGAGCCCGGTACGGCTGCGGCCGAGGCCGAGGGCAGCGGTGACCAGGACGGCACGGCCACCGACCCGGCCCGGGTCGACGCCAAGGCCGAGGACGAGGCCGACGAGGGCCGTCCGGCCGGGGACACGTCCGAGGCCGGGGACGCCGGTGACGCCGAGGGCGCCGGTCTCGCTTCGCCGCAGGCCGACGGTACGGCCGCCGCCTCCGCCGAGCCCGTCGAGCCCACCGACGCCGAGTCCGCCGACGCCGACGCCGAGGGCCTCGACGCCGAGTCCCCTGACATCCCGTCTTCCGACGGCGCGCCCCTCGCGCCGCAGTCCACGGACGCCGGCGCGCGCAACAGCACGCCCGAGCACACCGCATCCGACAGCGCCGCTGCCGACCAGGGCGCCCCGCCCGTCGCACCTCCCGCACCCGGGCAGCAGCCGCAGCCCCAGCCCCAGCCCCAGCCCCAGGGTGCTCCGCCCGGCTGGGCGCCGCCGCCGTCCTCGCCGCAGGGCGGGCTGCCGCCGCTGCCGCCGTCGTACCAGCCCGCCGCTCCCGCCCCGGCGGCCCAGTGGCCCGCGCAGCCCGCGCCGCAGCAGCCGGGGCCCGTCCCCGGTCAGCCGCAGCCCACCGCAGGGCAGGGGCCCGAGGGTGTGGCCGGGCCGCAGCAGCCGTTCCAGCCGCAGGCTCCGCAGCCCGCGCCCGCCGCCTGGAACCAGCCGGGCGTGCCCGGCCCGGTGCCCGGACAGCCGTCGGCCGCCGCGCAGCAGCCAGGTCCCACTCCCCCCGGCGGTTACGGCTTCCCGCAGCAGGGGCAGCAGCCGGTTCCGAACGGGGCCATCCCGCCGAGTGGTCACGGCTTCCCGCAGCAGCCCAGCGCGCCCAACCCCCCGGCCCAGCCGGGCGGTTACGGCTTCCCCCAGTCCGAGCAGCGGTCCGCCGCACCCGGCGGGCCCACCGGGCCCACTCCCCCCGGTGGCTACGGCTTCCCGCAGCAGCCCGGTTCGCCCGACTCGGTCGCGCGGCCTGGCGGTTACGGCTTCCCGCAGCCCGGACAGGAAGGTGCGCCCCCGCAGGGTGGCGAGCCGGGACAGGTGCCGCAGCAGGCCGCTCAGCCGCAGGCGGTCGACCCGCGGGCCGGTGCCTCCTGGCCACAGCCCATCCAGCACGACCAGCGGCAGCCGACCAACCCGGGTGCCGCGCCGCTGGGTTACACCGCGGCCGTGGAGCTGTCCTCGGACCGGCTGCTCAACAACCGCAAGCAGAAGGCCAAGAGCGGCCGGCCCACCGCCGCGTCGTCCCGCTTCAAGCTGGGCGGGAAGAAGGAGGAGGCCGAGCGGCAGCGGAAGCTCGAGCTGATCCGCACGCCGGTGCTGTCCTGCTACCGGATAGCGGTCATCAGCCTCAAGGGCGGCGTCGGCAAGACGACCACCACCACCGCCCTGGGCTCCACGCTCGCCTCCGAGCGGCAGGACAAGATCCTCGCCATCGACGCCAACCCGGACGCCGGCACGCTCGGCCGCCGGGTGCGCCGGGAGACCGGCGCGACCATCCGTGACCTGGTCCAGGCGATCCCGTACCTCAACTCGTACATGGACATCCGCCGGTTCACGTCCCAGGCGTCCTCCGGTCTGGAGATCATCGCCAACGACGTCGACCCGGCCGTCTCGACCACGTTCAACGACGAGGACTACCGGCGCGCCATCGACGTGCTCGGCAGGCAGTACCCGGTCATCCTCACCGACTCCGGCACCGGTCTGCTCTACAGCGCGATGCGCGGGGTGCTGGACCTCGCCGACCAGCTCATCATCATCTCCACCCCGTCCGTCGACGGTGCGAGCAGCGCCAGCACGACGCTGGACTGGCTGTCTGCGCACGGGTACGCGGATCTCGTCTCGCGGTCGATCACCGTCATCTCGGGGGTCCGTGAGACCGGCAAGATGATCAAAGTCGACGACATCGTGTCCCATTTCGAGACACGCTGCCGCGGCGTGATCGTGGTGCCGTTCGACGAGCACCTGGCCGCCGGTGCCGAGGTGGACCTCGACATGATGCGGCCGAAGGTGCGGGAGGCGTACTTCAACCTCGCCGCGATGGTGGCCGAGGACTTCGTACGGCACCAGCAGGCGCACGGCCTGTGGACCAACGACGGCAACCCGCCGCCGGTGGCCGCCCCACCGATGCCGGGCCACCAGATGCCCGGACAGCCGATGCCGGACCAGTTGTACGGCCAGGCCCCCGGACAGCCCTACCCGCAGGCCCCGGCCCCCGGTCAGCCGTACCCGCAGGCCCCGGCCCCCGGGCAGCCGTACCCGCAGGCGCCGGGCCAGCCCTACCCGCCCGCGCCCGCCCCCGGTCAGCCGTACCCCGCGCCGGGGCAGCAGCCCTACCCGCCGCAGGAGGGCCAGGCCGGGCAGCCGTACCCGCCGCATCAGGCGCAGCAGCCCTACCCGCCGCAGCCGGTGCAGCCCTATCCGGGGCAGCAGCCGGCACCGCAGCCCTACGCGCAGGGCGCCCCCGGGCAGCCGTATCCGCCGCAGCCCGGCCACCCGCAGCCCGGGCAGCCCCAGCCGCAGCCGGAGCAGGCCGCTCAGGTTCCGCACCCCCAGCCGTACCCGCAGGCCCAGCCCCAGCCCCACCAGGGCGAGCAGCCTCCGCAGGGCCAGGGCCGGCCCCCGCAGCAGTAG